The following DNA comes from Fusarium fujikuroi IMI 58289 draft genome, chromosome FFUJ_chr03.
CGGTACCTGGCACCAAGCATCTTAGCACCAAGCACAGGAGTCCTGGTTTGGATTGGATTTGGTGCCACTCAAGGTTAATGGCCTGGTCGTACGGTGCAAATcaaacatccatccatccatttcTCTTTTCCATTTCTTTCTCATATAGCCCACCACGCCCATACCTTGAGTTACTTCCTTCCACTTTAGCtcttgctcttgatgctTTAGTAatttcgtttcttttctcgTCTCAAATCTTTCCCTTTCCTCTCCTTTCGTCCATCAGGAGTCAACCTCCTAGAagcagacagacagacagacagtgAGATCGTCTATcctaataaaaagaaacgaatCTGCCTATCAGCGAGCGAGCGCAAGATAGACGAGCCTTATCACCCCAACGACTCCGGATACCACCCGCCGAATTGTTTGTTTCTTCATTCAACGGAAATCTCCATCTTACGAGCGCCTagaaagcaaaagcaattaCATTGTTCGAAGATTGCCATTGTGAGACGATTGTGACTTTTGTTTCTATCTGTGGAGAAGAGATTCTGGGCCAACTTACCCAAAGTGAGTGATAACCAAGGGTCAGCATCACATCGCGCATTGCTAAAAAGCAAAGTCAGAAACATCACAACCCGACCTGTCGCAAATCGCGACCGACCGCAAGCGACCTCGCACAGTTGAAACGTTTATTCCTCAGAAAAGCGGTGCCGCATAATTGTCTCTTCACCCTTTTCGCCCCCGACATCCTGTTATCTCCATTTTCTCATTGGTTTCGATTTTGTTCTTGCAGTCAACCGTGCTTGACCATATCACATAGCCCCTTACGATCACGGAGTCTTTACCTCGTTCTGCCGTTCTGGAAATTTTTGACGTCGCATGGATTCCCGCCCCTTACTCTTTTAAGTTCAGCCGCCTTTGAACAGTAATCCGTCGATCGCCCAGAACCGTCGAACCAGTGCTTGTCTTGCAGCAACACAATAACTTGAGACACCACGAAGAACGGTGTCTTATTTAAATGTTTCGCAGACTACGGAAAAATCAGGATCACAACACTACATCGAGTCAAGGACGTGACGACGACAAGGCAATTGCCACAAATCTTCGAGAACTTGGCTTGGTTGGCTCACGCGCATCCAGTCGAAGACCCCGAACTGGCACAGACTCTAAACCTTTTACCGAAGGACATTCCGTTAAAAGTAAATCTCTCCGCGGGCAAGACTCAGTCTCCTCCGCTGGCTCAGTGAGGTCAGGCGTTAGCAACGCTTCCCGTCGAGTTGGCAGTATCGACAACAACGTCATGGCCACCAACGCTGATAGAAGTCGCTCACGACGAGAGCGCACATTTGTGGGAAGCGAATGCGCAGTTTGTGAAGAGCCGCTTGAACACACCCTACGCGGCGAGCGCATCCTACAATTTTCCTGCTCTCATGTCTCCCATGAGGCATGCTTCTATGAATTCATTCGCGAATTCGAGTCACAATATTGCCCGACATGTGACGCACCCCTCCACTTAGACACAAGTCGAGGAGGAAACGTTATAGATATTGGTTTGCTACCTGTTCTGGTACAATTGGAGCGACATACTGACATATGTATAGAGAAGATTAGCAACATGGTGCGTTCGGTCGGTACCGATTCGAGGTCCGCTATGACGCCGACGCCAACAGCAACCCCTTGGGATAACCAGCCAGCTCGAGCTCCCAGTGTCGAGAGCAATCAAAGGCGTCCTATGCAGCAACAACACGTCGGAGGCCGTGACAGCGTTGCTCGAGGTAGTATGAGGGATAGTCGAGATGCTCCACTATCAGATCGATACGGCCCCTCGAGGCATGCTCGAAGTGACAGTGAAGCCACAGGAGTTGCATCATCCGGCGGATATCCCGAGACAACACAAAGCGGACCTGCCAGACGCCACGACTACGATGTTCAAGCGATGGAGACGACACCTGTAAGCCCTCGACCAATGACACGCAACCCCATTCCGGCGCCGATTGTCACTGTTCGCTCAGAGTTCCCAACATTGAACCGCTCACGACAACAACAGACCCTTACATGTCTGGTCACTGTCGAGGTTCCTGATAATAATTGGAGGCCGGATCCTGAAGATTTGGGTGCTGCAGCCCctctgcctcctcctcctcctacAACCAACCGTGCTGAGGAGGCATATGGCCGCCCGCCATCTCCAGCTCGCAGTGCACCTCGCTTCTACCCATACGAATCCACAGAGGTTTTGGAAGAAATGACCGATAGTCTGCGCAACCGCGTTGATAACTGGCACGGGCTCGACTTCAGCAGGTTAGTGGCGGcgctttacttttattagtgGGCGATCATGGTCAGTATGAACGACAAGGCTAATTCTTCTGCAGATTCGGAAAATTGAGGCTCTATGGTACTCTCAGGGTGGGCAAGGATAAAGTCTCATGGCAGGAGTTGGAATGTTTCCTCTTCGCTGAGATGCTTATTTGCgtcaaagaaaagaagatcCCTCAAGCACAACAGTGGGATGAGAATGGCGCTCCACGCAAAACAACTCGATGCACCCTCAAGGGCTCAATTCTTATCAAGAAGCACTTGAATGAAGTGTCAGAGACGGGAAATATCGACGAAAATATCCTGACGCTCAGCCTCTCGGTTGCTGAATTACCACAGTTCCATCTTCGTTTCGAGAACCGCAATCAATTAAAGTTGTGGCAGCAAGCTCTCCTTGACCTTAACGCTGTTGAGACATCTCCTGTACGCAGCCCCGAATATGATCGCGGCGAGTCAGAAACTGACGAGGAACTTGAGTGGCAACGTTCGCGCCCACAGAGAGTCTCCTCGGTTGCATCCTCCTGGGGTGGGGCGAGATCAACGACGACAGCACCCACTGACTATACGAACTTCCCCAGAAGTCCTGCCATGGCGAAGTCGGTTCATGTGCCCATCGATGTTGTCGTCGTGGTGCctatttcttcttctatGCAGGGCGTCAAGATCAACCTCGTCCGAGATGCCCTGAAATTTATGGTAAACACACTTGGCGAGCGTGACCGTATGGGATTGGTCACTTTTGGTTCAGGTGGCGGCGGCGTGCCTATTGTTGGCATGACTACCAAGGCTTGGCCGGGCTGGAGTAATATCCTGACATCCATCAAGCCGGTTGGCCAAAAGAGCCATCGCGCTGATGTCGTGGAGGGCGCCAATGTTGCGATGGATCTGCTCATGCAACGAAAGTACAACAACCCTATCGCATCTATCATGTTGATAAGCGACGCGTCTACCTCAGACGCTGATAGCGTTGATTTCGTCGTGTCTCgagctgaagctgccaaAATCACCATCCACTCATTTGGCCTTGGGATGACACACAAGCCGGACACCATGATCGAGttgtcaacaagaacaaaagCTTCTTATACTTATGTAAAGGACTGGATGATGCTTCGAGAATGCCTCGCT
Coding sequences within:
- a CDS encoding related to von Willebrand and RING finger domain protein, whose translation is MFRRLRKNQDHNTTSSQGRDDDKAIATNLRELGLVGSRASSRRPRTGTDSKPFTEGHSVKSKSLRGQDSVSSAGSVRSGVSNASRRVGSIDNNVMATNADRSRSRRERTFVGSECAVCEEPLEHTLRGERILQFSCSHVSHEACFYEFIREFESQYCPTCDAPLHLDTSRGGNVIDIEKISNMVRSVGTDSRSAMTPTPTATPWDNQPARAPSVESNQRRPMQQQHVGGRDSVARGSMRDSRDAPLSDRYGPSRHARSDSEATGVASSGGYPETTQSGPARRHDYDVQAMETTPVSPRPMTRNPIPAPIVTVRSEFPTLNRSRQQQTLTCLVTVEVPDNNWRPDPEDLGAAAPLPPPPPTTNRAEEAYGRPPSPARSAPRFYPYESTEVLEEMTDSLRNRVDNWHGLDFSRFGKLRLYGTLRVGKDKVSWQELECFLFAEMLICVKEKKIPQAQQWDENGAPRKTTRCTLKGSILIKKHLNEVSETGNIDENILTLSLSVAELPQFHLRFENRNQLKLWQQALLDLNAVETSPVRSPEYDRGESETDEELEWQRSRPQRVSSVASSWGGARSTTTAPTDYTNFPRSPAMAKSVHVPIDVVVVVPISSSMQGVKINLVRDALKFMVNTLGERDRMGLVTFGSGGGGVPIVGMTTKAWPGWSNILTSIKPVGQKSHRADVVEGANVAMDLLMQRKYNNPIASIMLISDASTSDADSVDFVVSRAEAAKITIHSFGLGMTHKPDTMIELSTRTKASYTYVKDWMMLRECLAGCLGSMQTLSHQNVKLKLKLPEGSPAKFHKISGALQITKRATGRDAEASLGDLRFGDKRDVLVQLVILPDNTSQEQLPQDPWDNIVSGLEALGGPMDNDNERTLSVEEVPLIQADLSWGDILREGTVTHMPRPSLLAITMLPVSGGSKKTWQNSPPIPPHSSIVQRRMELLTSDMLTRALTLVSRGQHDRAHTLLNETRSILKGLGKGGLPPIPPPSKSTPSAPSTPHPANDASPGQSTTPDRKRSPSPPASAISGVNGLPSSQLGRSRSNDGLGLGAGIDANTVAALDAELESSLEWINHPAVFSRDSRKAVLQAIGVISSQRAFTYRTPIEGLWACRVSGVKKLTEKSREWREDGGGEGGITEES